CGTATTCTAGACTCGACCATACCGCTCCTGACAAATTGTTAGCTCAAACTAGTAATGATAGAACATACCAATCCTTGATACCATCCGATGTGGACGCAGAGGCGACGACCTGAACATAAGTTTTGTACATGCTGAAAAAGTCAACCTTTTCAAACAACGGTATCCATGAGCTATCAGGGGTTTTCAGGATCTCATCCGTTATTTGCATTGCACGCAACATTTCCTTTCGGATGATGGACATGGTAGAACTAGTAATATTGTGGGTAGAGCACATTGAGGGATAAGCAGGAGTGATGACCGGCATACGATGCGCTTGGTCTCGTCGATCAAGCTATGGGTGTGAGCCATTGTACAAGTTTTCTTCGACGTACCTTGGGATTCCATACAGAATGCTGCATGTTGGGAGGTCCGTtatcaatcttcttcaatagCACAGGCTGGGGCCAGCTCCATTGGTAATAAATAGGGAAAAATTTGCCGATAATGGTTGCTGGTGCAGCAGCAGGGTACAGTTGACATATTCGAGCGGTGAGAAGCGCCCATGCAACGCCACCCGGGAAACCCAGAACGTTGGAGTAGATACCTCGACGCTTTGCCCATAATCTGATTGTCCTCAAAGCTGTACGGAAGGTTGCAACGTCCGGAACGAGGTTGAGAATCATGTCCGTGACTCGCGGACCTGGCAATTGTCAGCCGAAGCCTGATCCTTCGACTCACCGTTCAAACTTCTCTGCGATGCATCATCCACTCCTCGAAGAATTTCATCCTTTTCGATATCCAACGAATCTCCCGCCTCTGGCAAATTGACACGTGCAAAAAGCAGATCAACCTCTACTCCAGAGATAACAGTTTTCATGACTGGCACAAAAGCAGACTCAACCGCCTACTTCATTCTCAGCACGGTTCCAGAATGTCTGTAATGAGCTCACAGAAATTTCAGTAACTGCTGGCCAAGCACGTAGCATATCTTGAAATTCACCAAAGAAATGTTCTCTGTAGATATGCCGCGGGCAGACACAAATAGTATCAATATCAGACCCAGGGCCGTGAACACCGAGACTATGTACTAAGTTAGCCATTGAACTCGATATATCGAATTTACCCACCGATAAGAACCTGAAGTATAGATTCGTCCACCAGCCTCTGAAGCTATTTTTTCTGACATGCCGAGTTTTATTGATACATCATGAACAAATTTAGCAACCAGCTGGGCGATATTTGAAAGCAATCGTTCTCTGCATCCAAATAagccttcatcttcgctttTCCAGCTCAACGCAACATACCGAACCTTCCTTTCTTGATCAGATTCGAATTGATTCAGGGCCACAAGGTCCGCCATCAAAGCTTCACTAGACTTGATATCATTGGGCTTTGGAGGATCAGTCGTAATGGGAGGTGTAACACCCAAGAACTTGACAGGCGGGTTACTGTTGTTCACTATCGTTAGTCTACACCAGGAATTGCCGCTTCCAGACGGAATGACCAGCAATAGCACGCACGAAGTCATTGGTGTTTTCTGACAGATAGGAAGAACAACTCGGGGCTTGGAGTAAGACAGTCGAAATGAAGTTCGGTAATCGCAAGAGCCCAGTCGTGAAATAATTTGGTATTCGGTGCTCAAATTCTTTGCAGCTACGTCAATTAGGTGCTGTACATCAATTGCTGATTCTTGATTATGAAGAAATGTAGAGATCAAGAAGCAACTAGAGATACGATACGTAAAGCACAAAGAACACCTTAGACGCTGTTGTATCCTCGGTGGCAGTCGGAGTTATCCGCTGTGGCACTAATAATATGCAGCCGTGCTGGAGTCTCCTCACcagaggaaaggaggcAAAACAATAGTTGTTCGTACCTTTTTAAGCATGATCCATTATACAAATTTGACGCCACTTATGTGTACGTGAGGGCCCGTTGTCCCTAGCGGACATCCACAGAGCTTTTTCTGCGCTCGTCCTCTCTCTCACCCTCCACGAAGACTGACGGGGCCCGCCACCCGGCAACTAATAATAAAAGAAGCGCTCACCGTACGCGCAGTAGAATTATCGTCACCCTTGTGCTCCCTTTTACCTGTAAGCCAAGCGGATCGCCCTTTGAGCTAATTCTGGAGATTTATGATAAGCTCCtaggaaagaggaaatgagCAACGCGTTGATGCGAGGAGTAAAAGCcgatgaggacgaagaagagaggtgCGCCGAGCCGGATGTGTTGTTGTGAGGTTTGGGGAAGGTGCGAATTCCCCGACTAAACAACATTCATCACTGCGGCCCAGCGGCAAGCTTCCATCGTTTACAATCCATTAATACGTGACTATATATTTCTAAAACATAAGAGTTACTTTTACTAAAAACTGTTCTACTCCCAACCTAATCTAATCTTCCCTATCTTCATTCTtcgtccatctcttcatttcttcctGTTTTCTCTTACAATCCGACTTCCGTTTGAGACGACCAGGAATTTAAATCAATCCCTCCCCCCACGGAAACAATAAGAAGCGGCGCTGGCCATGTGAGCCCTGCTGCCCTCTTCTGCAGCGACCTGAGACACCAGCGTAGGACAAGGTCGCAGGATGACTTCCCCGATTCTCGCTTGTTGGCCGTAGTGTGGAGCGGGAGTTGTGCTGATGGACAGAGTTGTAAGACATTAGGTCAATGGACTTGTCGTAAGTGCGATGGTTCCACTGCGCAATATCATAATTGGCATCTCACTAGGCCCATTACTAGGATGCATAGGTATATCTCATTCTGTGGACGCACGCCCATTTTGGGCCTCCTCCGATTAAGATACCTCATTAACCGACGCAGGCTCCTGAGTTTGGGTGCTTCGCGCTGCT
The nucleotide sequence above comes from Cryptococcus neoformans var. grubii H99 chromosome 1, complete sequence. Encoded proteins:
- a CDS encoding poly(A) polymerase; this encodes MTSNPPVKFLGVTPPITTDPPKPNDIKSSEALMADLVALNQFESDQERKVRERLLSNIAQLVAKFVHDVSIKLGMSEKIASEAGGRIYTSGSYRLGVHGPGSDIDTICVCPRHIYREHFFGEFQDMLRAWPAVTEISAVESAFVPVMKTVISGVEVDLLFARVNLPEAGDSLDIEKDEILRGVDDASQRSLNGPRVTDMILNLVPDVATFRTALRTIRLWAKRRGIYSNVLGFPGGVAWALLTARICQLYPAAAPATIIGKFFPIYYQWSWPQPVLLKKIDNGPPNMQHSVWNPKLDRRDQAHRMPVITPAYPSMCSTHNITSSTMSIIRKEMLRAMQITDEILKTPDSSWIPLFEKVDFFSMYKTYVQVVASASTSDGIKDWSGMVESRIRTLVGDLENTDCIITAHPQVGGVNRLFYCLTEEEQAAASQGELTAEMIDRTEEDVKDKEHRKIYTKSFFIGLEIEKKSKETGGRVLNLFYPSKKFCAVCQNWDKYNEMEMSVILRPAKRSELPSYVFPDGMPKSKKKTKRQQQNGSGDAGMNDGSEGQGPSKRTKSEQTSINNFEPQQQLPNGVPVPNGADPVPLKDGAGPVDFKPPPGIEDMPPLSTAAMSSFATAAKGVANPQDENKEGLVVLNQTASASS